A stretch of DNA from Lysinibacillus sp. B2A1:
AAAAGTCCGCATTAACAATCAAATATTGCATACATTTTTTGATGATCGTCATATCTATGAATTTACTTTGCCGTTTATGCAGCCAATCGTTACGGTCGAACTACAGTATATTTTGGATAAAGAGATTTTATACGAATCATTTAACATTATCGGTACTAAAACGTTTAAAGTTGTTCCTGAAATGCTACACGATGTGCAAACTTTATATAGGGACTGGAAAGATAATTTTAAAACAGCGTATGACATCTATGAGGAGAAATATATAGAGTTTGCCGACTTTTATACAAAAAAAGAAAAGCAAGATTTATGGAGCCAGCTAAAGAAAGAACTTGAGGAGTGTGGAGAACATTCACCTTATTGGTTTTATCATTATCGTCAGGACATTTTAAAACACTTGCAATTCATTACTCGAAAACCGAAGCTAAAGCTAGAGAGTGAGCATTATTTAGTAAATGCGGAGGAATTAGACGTTGTGACACCACAAACTGTTCAGTATTTTATGAAAGATACAACGACATGGCGCCGTACTACTTTAAATCGACCAGTGCCTCAACAATTATTAAAGGAGTCGTATATTGAATCTCTTGATGTACACGAAAATCGTTTCGTCTTTACATTTGCCTATATGCTAGAAAAAAATGTACGTCAATTTTTAAAGCTGTTACGTGAGCACATTCAAAACATTCAACGTGAAATGAACAATACAAACAGTCTAATTGAACTCAATATTTTACGGGAAGAGGCAGAGTGGAAAAAGCTAGATGTTGAACAATACCTTGAATTTTTTAACTGTGTCTATAGGCAAATGAAGCCACTTCATGCATTATTGCGTGAGGCACTGCGTTTATTCAGGGGACTTCAAAAACTACATGGCTACATTCAACCAAATCAGGTGCTATTATATAACCGAGATTACAAGACACTATACAAGCTATACAATGAGTTTCTTAATAAAGGGGAACCAAAAGAGCAAAAATGGCATGATCATATTGATTATCAGACGTATTATGTAGATAGTGTATTTATTGATATTCTTCAAATGATTGTGGAAACGAAGCTATTTACAGTTGCGAGTGAGCCGTTGAAACTTCCGATTGGTGATTATTTGGATGATTATATTTTTCCACGTAAGGATATGGTCGTAGAATTTACACACTCAGATGTTTTGCTTCGTGTAACACGTGTTCAAAATGAAAATTTTGAAGCGGAACGGTCTGTTATTTTACTCGAAATGATTAGACATGATATTAATAAAGTAATTACGTATCGCCTAGTTCCAACTTTTGTACAGTTCCATGAGGGGTTAAGTAAGGCTGAACTCGAGGGACTATATAAATATCCAGTAAATGGTGTATCAACATTTATTATTCATCCATCCAAGGAAGAGGATTATAGTAAGCAACTAACATATAATGAACTACATCGCTTATTTAATCTAGGAATGAATTTTTTAGAGGATGAACATTATGAACAATTTGGAAATATGAAATACGGTGCATTTTCATCCGCTGTAAATATGGCTGAAAATATTAAACGGTTATTACGTCTACAACTCTTTACGTTAGGTGTTCGTCATGTGTGCTTTATTTGTGGAAACCACGGTAATGCAATAAAGCAACAAAAGGGTGAAGAAGAGTATGTCTGTTCAAATGTGAGATGTAAAGTTGAATGGGGAGTACGTTGCTGTAGTAAATGTGGAACTGAGATATACAAAATGCAGAAAAAAATAGAAGCAACCTTTTTAACCGAAGAGCAAATTGAAGAAATAACAGCAAAAAGAGATATTGCCTGGTTATTAGACGCAGAAAAGCGTAATGGTGATTTTGCCTTAGCTAATTTTTGTGAAAATGCACATCTAGGTAATAATTTCTTTGCGATTTGCCCAAACTGCGGCGATTGCCAGCAAAAAACAAAAAAAAATCGTCTTTGTCGACGCTGTGATGTAAAGTCTATGTTGTAAAGAAGTGATTAACAACAAATTGTAGATTTGAAATAAAGTCACGACGTTTATAAAAAGATTTGATTAAAAATCCTGTGTTGTTATACAGGATTTTTTCTTGTTCCTCAAACGGGTCATATTCTTGAGGAACGTTTTCGTTCACTTTAAGGAAACATTTATCGATGGGTCACTTTCCTCGGTTGTGTATGTGATATGTAGTACATTAATGATATCTAATATCATATTTGCAATTGTCTATCTTACTCATACAGGTTTTCATGATGGTGAAGAACTTACGGTCCTCCTACCGCAAATTAGCTTTTTATCATTATTATTCTTATATATCGCAAGGTTGAAAGATTCCCTGAATCATTTTCTTGATAGCCAGAATGAAAAAGAGGCAGAGGACAATAATAAATTCATTTTATTTCTCTACAGAATATCTAATAACTATCAAAGGATGTCAAAAATATGAGCAATATGTTTATTTCCAATTTTGGTCATCATCCAATTGATTTTGGTCCTGTTTGGACAACGACCAGATAGCTTTATCCGGGTGTTCCTTGAGACAAGCTCTTTCAACTATTCAAATATCCCTGCGCCAAAACCAGTGATAATAGAGGGTGACGGGCATTATTTGTGTACGGTCTCTGCTAAAGGGCATAAAAACTTGGTCAAACCGAGCAGAGCTGGCATTAGAAGAGGACAAAGAATTCCCGTGAACCGCCAGCTGCTGATTGCTAACGCATTTGAGAACATTCTAGAACAATATATGCCAACCTTCCATAAAGTCATCCGTAACTTTTACAATCGATATGGCTATCCAATTAGTAGGCATATCAATTCAAAATGGTCCGCAGATATCATGTATCACTTAATGAAACCTTTAGAATGGTTCTTTCTTGTTGTGCTATATACAGTTGACAAAAAACCAGAAGACAGAATTCATATACAATATAGTGAGTTGAGAAAGTGAAAAAAATAAAATGGTTCACATTGTGGTATTTGCTTTTCAGATAATCTCAATATCGAATCTTCAAGAAAAGGGCGCAATTATTGAAAAAGAATAGGCGCCAATTTTTCATTTAAGAGCCATTTAATTTAATAGGGAAAGAAGATATTATACCTGCAAAATAAACATTTACATTTTTGGCTCAACACCAAAATCTGTTCTTGCTAAAAAAGAATACAAAAAAACATCTGTATCCGCTAGAGTTGAGAGTACGACCAAACAACACAGCGAGGTATACAGATGCACTCTTATTCTATCAAGGATTTATGGGATTTACCAGAACTAAAAATTATCGCAACCACTAAAATAAATCACCAAATTTTCATTGATGTCATGCCAATTAAATCTAAACAGGCCTGTCCCATTTGTGCATTTGAAAATACGACTCGTCGCGGAATCGGCTATGTTCGAAAAGTGCGTCATCTCGAAGCGTTTGGTTGCCCTGTTTATTTGAATTTACCTGCCATTCGTATGTCATGTACAGCTTGTTTTGCACATTTTGTATGGGCATATGAGTGTGTGGCACCGAAAAAACGATACACAAAGGCATTTGAAGCCACGCTGCCGAAGCAGGCAATCGGCTCTACCATCACGCATACATCACGTGTGGCAAACACACCCGCTACAACCGTTGCGCGTATCGTCCGTTCATGGAAAATGGAGGAAGCCACACGTGTCCAAAAAATTTGTCAGAAAAAAGCATTGGCGTGTCACAATCTCGTGCTAGGCATTGATGATTTTGCCATTCGTAAAGGGCATACGTATAACACGGGTCTCCACGATTTACGTGGTGGCACATTTTTAGATGTTATTCCTGGACGAAGAATCGAGGAATTACACGCCTATTTCAATACACAATCTACTCTTTGTGCGCTAAAGCCTGTCGCGATTGTCATGGATTTGGCAAAGGCCTATCATACGTTTGCGAAAAAGATGTATCCGGAAGCGATTCGTATTGCGGATCGTTATCATGTCAATCGTTACGTAACTGAAGCGCTTCAAGCCGTACGAAAATCCGTTCAAAAGCAGCTAGCACCGTATGCTAAAAAGGACCTTAAGCAACACTTCCGAATTCTTGGTAAACGACGTGATCAATTGAAGAATGATGAAAAAAATAGCCTACACCGACTGCTTCAATACGCTGAAATCCTCCATCAAGTCTACAGTTGGAAAGAAGCCTTTATCGAATGGTACGACTGTAGCTCCACGTATGAACTGGCGAAAAAAGGCTTCGAACGTTGGTTGACGCAAGGTACTACCATCAAGCATCCAGCCGTGGAATCCTGTCTGTTAACGATGCGCAATTGGCAAGAAGAAATCTGTAATTATCATCAATTACGCTTTACTAATGCGGCAGTAGAAGGGAAAAATAATCTCATTAAAGCGCTGCAAAGACGCCATTTTTTCACGCGCAATCCGCAGCACTATAAAGAGGCAATTTTACTAGAATGCAATGCCGAATGGATTCAGTATGGCTCTTAGTCAAGCACATGTTTTGGTGAAGAGCCACAAAACAAATAGGTTGTTCTATTAATTTATAGTCATGCTGCTTTTTTACGTTAAGATGAAGTAATTTGAAATACTTTGATGATTGTTGTGCTTTAAAATGTGAACGTTAGTGTTTTATTTAATAATTGTTAATATTCAAAGCAGAAGAATTGCTATAATGAATCTATAATTTTGTTGAAATTTTACATATTCATTAAGGAAGTGGTATTATGGGGATTTTCAGTAAACTACTTAAGAGTAAAAAGAAAGAAGTAGAACTTGGTAAGCAGAAAAAGTTTGAAGGCGTGAATGCTAACCAAAAGCAAGTTTCAGAAAATACAAACTCAAATAAATTAGAATACACAGGTGGTCTAGGACTTTCAATAGGACTTAACAATGAAGGAGATATAAATTTAACATCATTACCCGTAGGAGTATCAACCGGAAGTACTGCAAAAGATTTTTATGTGTATGAATGGTTTATTAAAGAAACAGGAGAAATATTCTATGTTGGTAAAGGACGTGGTAATCGTTTTAAGGAGTTCCATCAGCGAGCATACGAAGCTGAAAAAATTCGAAAAAATTTCGAAACAGATAATCGTTTTGTTGCGATGGGGTTAACTGAAGATGAAGCGATTGAATTAGAAAGCAAAGAGATAACTCGTATTTTAAATGAAACCAATGATAGATTAACGAATCGTCAAATCCCCTTGTTTACAAAACGTGGTAATGGTTTTGATCGAAGTCCAAGTACAACAACAATTCGGTTTGAAACCGCTCCAGTTTTATTTGCCAGTGAAATAGAAGAACATTATTTTGGTAAACAGCACCGAGCTTTTGATCAAGTTCATTACGATAATCTTAAAGCTGTAGCATTTATTACACGAAGTATGCGAGATGAAATTAGTGTTATATACGCTAGTAATTTAGAAAAATATAAAGATGAGGTTACAAACACGTTAATAGCTAATGGGAATAAGGTATTGAAAAGTAAGTTTGCTAAGTCCATAACAGCATGGATATACATTGGTGATGATTACGTCACTAATTACAATAATGATCAAGAGAAAGCCTTAAATGAATTAGGACGTCAAATTCCAACGTATCATATGATAGATGTATGGAAACATTTAAAGAATAAGTTCGAGGAAATTGCATCTGTTTCGAATGAGGAACCAATAATCAACGCTATTCATAATCGTGTACCTTTAAATGAAATTAAAAATCTAAATAATTGGGAGAGAGGCTTTGATAAAGGTTATCCTTTTTACGAAGAAGGTGATAAAGAGCGCAAATCTGGCAACATTTTGGGCGCTATAAATTTATTCGATAAGGCACGTTTTAACGGATATAATGCTCCTGCCTTGTACAGTTCTTATGCTATGGCTTATCGTAAAATAAAAGATTATGATAATGAAATCGCAATTCTTGATGAAGCAATTGAACGTATGAAATCCGAACAAGGTAATTATGAAACACGTATTATGGAATTTAACGAGCGCCGTGCAAAAGCATTAGCATTAAAGTGTAAGTAACTAAAACAGCCAAACACTTGCTTAGACTTAATAAACTGTACTACGTATTCATGTCTTATAGGTGTCTTGAGTTCATTTTTTAAAATTGTTTGCCCAATATTTTCAAAAGAAATAAACACCAGTTTTCTTTCTTTTCATTATCTATCCTAGTAATCCAATTAGATTAGACTAGAAAAAGTAATTACACTATTCTGAAATGTGTGTTATAGTAGGAACATAATTGAATATTGTGTAAGACTTGGTGCCAAATGAAAGTTTGGCTTAAAAGGGAAGTCGGTGTAAATCCGACGCTGTCCCGCAACTGTAATTCGGAGCAAATCACAAATGCCACTGGGAAACTGGGAAGGCTGTGATGCGTGTTGATGAAAAGCCAGGAGACCTGCCAATTTCTAGTACACACCAAATACCTACGTGGAAATAGGTGGTGAAAGGTGACCAAATAGGCACTGTGCGATAATTAATGAATTATGCGAAAGTAAGTATTTTTTTCGTAATGTTTTAGCATTAGTATTTTCAACATCCAGCCATTTTCCTTCGAGGAGAATGGCTTTTTATTTTTTTAAAAAGGGGATATTAAAATGAACTATACAAGCACACTCATTGGTTATCCATATATAGGGGAGAATCGAGAATGGAAAAAAGCATTAGAAGCATTTTGGCGCAATGAACTTTCTGAAGAGGATTTTGAGGAAAATTTAAAGAAAATTCGTTTGGCTAGAATCGAAAAGCAATTACAACTTGGTATTGACATGGTGACAGTGGGAGACTTTACGTATTACGATAGAATGCTAGATATGGCATTAATGTTTGGTTTAGTTCCAGAACGCTTCAACTGGAAAGGTGGAAAAGTAGATTTAGCCACTTACTACAGTGTAGCAAGAGGAAATAAAACAGCAGTAGCAAGTGAAATGACGAAATGGTTTAATACAAACTATCACTATATTGTTCCTGAATATGAGGGACAATCCTTACAACTAACAGAAAACCAAGTGTTAGCAGACTTTTTAGAAGCAAAGGAAGCGTTTGGTATTATTGCGAAGCCGACTTTGATTGGTCCCTATACTTTTTATAAATTATCGAAAGGGTACAACAAGTTAACACAGGTTGAATACTTATTAGCATTAATACCTCTCTATACGCAAGTATTAAAAGAATTAGTGGATGCAGGAGCAACTTGGATTCAATTAGAAGAGCCGGCCCTTGTGACAACCCTTGATTCGGCAGAAATCAAGCTTGTAAAAGAAATTTATGACCAATTAGCCGTTGCAGTTCCAGAGGCTAAGGTAATGCTGCAAACTTATTTTGAAGCATTATGTGCCTATGAAACATTAATTACTTTACCTGTACAAGGTTTTGGCTTGGATTTTGTTCATGGTCATAAAGAAAATATGGCGTCCCTTCGTCAATATGGTTTCCCTCAAGATAAAGTATTGGCAGTTGGGATTGTCAATGGACGTGATATTTGGCGTTCCAATTTAGCAGAGGTAAACGCTACGATTCAGGCTATTGAGCATTTAAGCAATGCGTCAGAGCTATGGATTCAACCATCAAGCAATTTACAACACGTACCGATTACAACTGCTCTAGAAAGTGAGATTAACCCTGTTCTAAAGCATGCCTTAGCCTTCGCGGATGAAAAAATCGTTGAAATTATTAAGCTGACAAAATATAGACAAGATAAAGAAGGTAACTTACAACACAATTTTTCAGAAAGCATGAAGGCAATTGAGGCTCTGAAAAATCATCCAATCCGTCAAAATAAGGAAATCCAACAAGCCATTCAAACCGTGTCAACGCAAGATTTTGAAAGACATCGTGAGTTTACTCAACGTCAAAAATTGCAACAACAAGCTCTAGCGTTACCACTTTTCCCGACGACAACAATCGGAAGCTTCCCACAATCAGATGAAGTGAAAAGGAACCGTAATGCTTGGCGTAGAAAACAATTATCGAATGAAGCCTACGAAACGTTTATTGAGCAGGAAACAAAACGCTGGATTACGATACAAGAGGAACTTGATATTGATGTTCTAGTTCATGGAGAATTTGAACGTACAGACATGGTCGAGTACTTTGGGGAAAAGCTGACTGGTTTTGCATTTACTGAAAAAGCATGGGTCGTTTCCTACGGCTCACGTTGTGTTAAGCCACCAATTATTTATGGAGATGTTTCATGGGCTTCACCAATTACTGTGAAAGAGTCAGCCTATGCTCAAAGCCTAACAACACGCTTTGTAAAGGGAATGCTAACAGGACCAGTGACAATATTAAATTGGTCATTTGTGCGAGATGATTTGTCACGTAAAGATGTTGCTTATCAAATTGCATTGGCACTTCGTAAAGAGGTTGAAGCATTAGAAAATGCGGGAATCTCCATTATTCAAGTGGATGAGCCTGCTCTAAGAGAAGGTTTACCGCTTCGAAAAGAAGAATGGGGAGCTTATTTAGATTGGGCTGTCAATTCCTTCAAGCTTGCTACTTCTGGTGTTAAAGATGAAACACAAATTCATACGCATATGTGCTACTGCGAATTTAACGATTTCATTGAGCCTATTAGTGCTCTAGATGCAGATGTGATATCCATAGAAACATCAAGAAGCCATGGAGAGTTAATTTCTTCACTACAAGTACAACCTTATCAAAAAGGTATTGGCTTAGGTGTTTATGATATTCATAGTCCTCGTGTACCGAGCAAAGAAGAAATGCTCACTATTATGAGAGATAGTTTGCAGGTGCTGGACCGTCATCAATTTTGGGTGAATCCCGACTGTGGCTTGAAAACAAGAAAAGAAACAGAAACTGTTGCGGCATTAGCTAATATGGTTGCTGCAACAAAAACATTGCGCCAGGAAGTACAACAATCTATTTCAAGATAGCAAAAACTATTCTAAAATCTATTACACTAATACATTTACTCTCCTAAATATTATGAAGACCAGGTCAAGTATCTGGTCTTTTTTAGTACATTCCTTCTTAGATTTTTATTATATTCAGAAAATAAAATTGACGTGATTAATCGAGCATGTTATGTTTAATACTAATTTCATAGCAATTATTACAAGTTTGAGTGAAGAATCTTTCATTCAATTAAAAGGAAAATGGGTGGAAATCCCATGCTGTCCCGCAGCTGTAAATGAGGAGCTTTGTTTCGAATACTACTAAGTGATTACTTAGGAAGGTGGAGCAAAATGTTGATTCATAAGCCAGTATGCCTGCTTGTAAGAAGATTCATTGATGATCTACGAAAGATAGGGAGATGGATGAAGACTTACTTATTTGTATGTTTTTCTATCCTTATTCTTTTTTAGAATAAGGTTTTTTTATGCCTTCTCTTCTTTTTCAAGTAGATTCTTTTTGTACCACGAATAGAGATAGGAGACAGGAAATGAAATTGACAAAGTATATACTTCCTTTTGTGCTGATGTTGACTTTCAGCATACTTGCAGGTTGTACAAGCGCTGATCAAGAAAAGGGAAAGACAGCAACAAAGCAAACTGATGAAAAAATGATAACGATTGGATGGCCTTTAGATGTCGGTCCATTAAACCCTCATACATATTTACCTAATCAAATGACTGCCCAAGCAATGGTCTATGAATCTTTGGTGGAATACAACGATGACGGAACTATAACCCCGAAACTAGCAGAAAGTTGGGATATTTCAGAGGATAAAACTACGTATACTTTTCATTTAAGAAAAGATGTTACATATTCAGATGGAACAGCTTTTAATGCTGATAATGTAATTCGTAATTTCGATGCCGTATTAGCGAATCGGGACATGCATTCTTGGATGGGTATGGTCAACCATATGAAAGAGGTTGTGAAAGTGGATGATTATACCATTCGTTTGCAATTGGATGAACCTTATTATCCTGTCTTAAATGAGCTTGCCTTTGTAAGGCCATTCCGTTTTTTAGGGGATGATGGATTCCCAGCTGGAGATGCAACGCAAGATTCTATCAAGGCGCCTATTGGAACAGGTCCATGGGTATTAACTGAATACAAAAAAGATGAATATGCACTATTTAATCGTAATGAAAACTATTGGGGTGAAAAACCTCGCGTAGAACAAATTAAGGTGAAGATTATTCCTGATTCCGAATCGATTTCGTTGGCATTTGAAAACGAAGAATTAGATTTAATTTATGGCCGTGGCATTATTAGTTTAGATAACTATACGTATTTAAAAGATAGTGCTAAATACAAAACTGCTACCTCTGAACCATTGTCTACGAAAGCACTGCTATTCAATACGCAGTCAGGTCCATTAGCTGAATTAAAAGTACGTCGAGCCATTCAATATGCTATCAATAAGGAGCAAATGGTTGACAGTATTACACATGGAACAGAAAAAGTAGCTAACACACTATTCTGGGATGCAATTCCATATGCCAATATTGATTTAACGCCAATCTTGTATAATCCAGAAAAAGCGCAACAGCTACTAGATGAAGCAGGTTGGACGTTACAGAAGGGCGAACAAATTCGTTCGAAAAACGGACAACCCTTATCATTAGATTTAATCTATATCGCAACAGATGCGATCCAAAAGCCAATGGCTGAGTTAATGCAAGGTGAACTAGCAAAAATAGGGATACAGTTGAATTTAGAAGGGGCAGATGTAATGGTGGGCCTTCAAAAATTAATGGATGATCAGGTGGATATTAATTTCTGGCGAACAAATGGACCCCCAACTGATCCTCACAGCTTTGCAAATGAATCAGCCACACCAAATGCTAGTGGTGTGTATGAGGCGAAATTAGGCTTACCAAACGCTAAAGAAATCGATACGAAAATTCATCAATTATTAGTGGGTACAGATGAAGGGGAACGAGTGCAGCTTTATACGGACATCTTAACCATGTTCCATGATCAGGCACTATTCTACCCTATATCTTACGAAACAAACAATGTGATTTATCAACCTTATTTGAAGGATTTTGCGCCACGTGCATCTGAATATGATATTCCCTATGCACAAGTGGGAAAAGAGTAGTAAAAGCAAAAGAGAGAGTATGTCTTGCAAAGACAGCTCTCTCTTTATCATAGGATTAAGTAGGAAGTGACTACATGTATGAATCTACATGGATATTTTGTTTAAAAAGAATTTTGACTTTACCGTTCGTCTTACTAGGAGTATCCATCCTAACTTTTATTTTCATTCGTTTCGTACCAGTTGAGCCTGCTGAGGTCATGCTGCGATTGGCACGAGTTGCCCCAACCGAGGAAGCCATTCAGACACTGCGTGAAGAACTGGGGACGGACAAGCCTTTTATAATTCAATATTTGCTATGGGGAAAGGGCGTTTTACAGCTAGATTTTGGCACATCTTTTGTTAGTAAATTACCAGTGGCACAAGAACTATTTGCGAAATTACCTTCAACCATTGAATTAGCTTTTGCTGCATTTGTCCTCATTCTAGGATTCAGTATTCCTTTAGGAATCATAAGTGCATTGTTTAAGCATTCCATCATTGATAAAATCATTCGATTCTTTTCTATCTTGAGTGTATCGATTCCTACATTTTGGTTAGGTTTCTTACTACTCTATTTATTCAGCTTGAAATTAGGTTTCTTTCCGACAAATGGCAAGGACACACTTACTCATTTAGTTCTACCAGCATTTGCCCTTGCATTACCAACCATCGGGCTCTTTGTTCAGTTTATTCGTTCAACGATTCTCGAAGAATTACGACAGCAATATGTTCAATATGCACAGCTAAGAGGGCTAAAAAGCACTGTGATTCTTTTCCGTCATGTGTTGCGAAATGCTGCTATACCATTGACTTCTTTGTTAGGAATGACACTTGGTAGTTTACTAGGCGGTGCTGTAATTGTGGAACAGGTTTTTAGCTGGCCAGGACTTGGTAGGTATTTAATCGAATCCATCGTGAACAGGGATTACCCAGTTGTACAATGCTATGTTTTAATCATTGCTGTGATTTATGTGCTTGCCAATATATGTACGGATGTATTACATCGTTTATTGGACCCACATCTGATGATGATGAACGGGAGAGATTAAAATGACCCTATTTCGAAAAAGAATAGATCATATTATAGCATTAGTTAGTTTATCGCTCCTTGTGCTCATTGCCTTATTGGGGCTGTTTGCGCCAATTTTAATGCCACATGATCCTTTAGCTGTCGATATAACCAAGAAATTTTTAGCCCCTTCCATTGATTATCCTTTCGGTACAGATCATTTAGGAAGATGCGTCTTTTCTCGGATGCTTTTAGGTATTCGTTATTCATTAGGATCCGCACTTGTCATTCAGCTCGTTGCCATTGTTTTAGCTATCCTGCTAGGTGCTTTAGTAGCGTTGAAAAGAGGCTTAATCGATGTACTATTCATTCGCATATGTGATATTTTATTAGCATTTCCTACTCTTGTGCTTGCATTTGGACTGTTAGGTGTATTAGGCCCTAGCTTAAAAAATATCTTAATAGCCTTGATTTTTACACAGTTCATTTATTATTCAAGAATGGTCAGAGGTTTGTGTATTGGGGTGAATGAAAAAGACTTTATTCAAGCCGCTAAAATTACTGGCACTACAGGAATCAACTTAATCATTCGCCATTACATCCCTAACATCTTGCCAGCTATTGTCACGATTGTTGCACTAGATATTGGGAAAGTAATTTTAGAAATAGCAGGCTTTTCCTTTATAGGACTTGGCGTACAGGCACCTACTCCAGAATGGGGCATGATGGTGAATGAAGGCAAACAATACATTCGTCAGCATCCTGAATTAATGCTTTATCCTGGACTAGCTATCGTCCTTGTTGTGTTATTGTTTAATCATTTAACAAATCGTTTAAATAAGTTTGACTAGTAAAGGGGAAGTTATGGAGAAAGTTTTAGAAGTGAAAGACTTAAGCGTCAAGATTGGGGAGAAAAATGTATTAACCTCTATCAATCTGGCTGCCTATAAAGGACGTGTTTTAGGAATAATAGGGGAAAGTGGTAGTGGAAAGACCATGCTTTGCCATGCCATCATGCAAACATTACCCTCTTTAGCACAGGTGACTCAAGGGGAGATTCTCTATCAACAAGAAAATTTATTGAACGTTTCAAATACCAAATTAAGAGCTTATCGTGGTCGGCATCTTTCGATGATTTTGCAAAATCCTTCTACTGCATTAGACCGTATTCAAACAATTGAAAGTCATTTTCGAGAAACATTAAAAGCCCACTTTAAGCTGACAAAAAAAGAAATGAGACATATTGCCCTTGATGCTATGAATAAAGTTCATTTACCTCATCCAGAGCAGCTATTGCACTATTATCCGTTTCAATTAAGTGGAGGAATGCTACAGCGAGTGATGATTGCCTTGTCATTAGCCATACAAGCCTCTATATATATTGCAGATGAGCCTACAACAGCTCTTGATACGATTAATCAAAAACAGGTATTAACACTATTTGATTGTATTCGCTTAGAAACAGAGGCTGCTTTAATCCTCGTTACACATGATTTAGGTGTCATTGCTGAGCTAGCAGACGATGTGGTTGTGATGTATCAAGGGGAAATTATAGAGCAAACGAATGTCTTTGATTTCTTTGATGCGCCTCAGCACCCTTATACAAAAAAACTTTTGCAAGCAAGAATTCTATG
This window harbors:
- the nikC gene encoding nickel ABC transporter permease subunit NikC (with NikABDE is involved in nickel transport into the cell), which codes for MPHDPLAVDITKKFLAPSIDYPFGTDHLGRCVFSRMLLGIRYSLGSALVIQLVAIVLAILLGALVALKRGLIDVLFIRICDILLAFPTLVLAFGLLGVLGPSLKNILIALIFTQFIYYSRMVRGLCIGVNEKDFIQAAKITGTTGINLIIRHYIPNILPAIVTIVALDIGKVILEIAGFSFIGLGVQAPTPEWGMMVNEGKQYIRQHPELMLYPGLAIVLVVLLFNHLTNRLNKFD
- a CDS encoding nickel import ATP-binding protein NikD, giving the protein MEKVLEVKDLSVKIGEKNVLTSINLAAYKGRVLGIIGESGSGKTMLCHAIMQTLPSLAQVTQGEILYQQENLLNVSNTKLRAYRGRHLSMILQNPSTALDRIQTIESHFRETLKAHFKLTKKEMRHIALDAMNKVHLPHPEQLLHYYPFQLSGGMLQRVMIALSLAIQASIYIADEPTTALDTINQKQVLTLFDCIRLETEAALILVTHDLGVIAELADDVVVMYQGEIIEQTNVFDFFDAPQHPYTKKLLQARIL